One Ursus arctos isolate Adak ecotype North America unplaced genomic scaffold, UrsArc2.0 scaffold_37, whole genome shotgun sequence genomic window, tggcatcagggtcccctcagggacctccataggtagtgctggagcctgctcgggctccaggctttccaaaggtgcaggtgactcttgtagctcccgacagagagtccgagctgtgagtatatcctgccgtggctctgaaatggcaggtgtcatcacgggctcttcagggacctccatggctggtgccggagcctgctcagattcccgcactgtcaaaggtgcaggtgacctttctagcacctgacagagagagctgtgagtatatcctccgctgggtctgacatgtcacgtggcctgaggggctcttgagggacctccatagctaggactgcagcctgctcgggctccggggctgccaagggcgcaggtggctcttggagcttccgacagggagtcagagctgtgagtatgtcctgcgccggctccgatagggcaggtggcatcaggggcccttcagggacctccgtagctggagcagaggcctgctcgggctctggggctgccatagatgccggtggctcttgcagctcatgaccgttcgtcagagctgtgagtgtatcctccgcttcctctgacacggcaagtggcataagggacccttcagggacctccagagctagtgctgcagcgtgcgtgggcgctggggctgcgaaaggtgcaggtgggtcttcaagctcctgatagggagtcagagctgtgagtgtatcctctgttggctgtgacatgggacgcggcctaaggggctcttcagggacctccgaaggtggtgctgcaggctgctcgggctccggcgctgccaaggccgggcgtggctcctggagctcctgagagggagtcagagcagtgagtatgtcctgcgccgtctccgacagggcaggtggcatcagggtcccctcagggacctccataggtagtgctggagcctgctcgggctccaggctttccaaaggtgcaggtgactcttgtagctcccgacagagagtcagagctgtgagtatatcctgccgtggctctgacgtgggaggtgtcatctcgggctcttcagggacctccgtggctggtgctggggcctgctgaggctcctggctttccaagggtgcaggtgactcttggacgtcctcacggtggatcagagctctgaccaccagctgcactgggcccgacacgacagatgacgtccctgctcttttgagttgctgagctccagcagcagtgatgggattttccagctcaggctctgaagctgcatcaggcaccacagtgggagctgggactagctttcggcgcggttgcggatctcgctgtggggctgctgctgtcgctccaagaagagaaagtatggtcatcatgattgtctttccatgtcccttccaaatgaaggcaactttgcccaccactcagtattgtctaagaacccgtccctgggtggtctccccaaactgtagcccatggggacagtgatctgagaccactccttgctcccagccacactgcagtctgtggaggcttgctctgtgtggcccactctctcccctccacaggcctccatcagtcacccccagtcctcctcacccccagcctccggctcagcgggctcgaggtgtcgcagccgagagaggaggagccaggcacgttgctccaggtctgagcctggcacgaggagccctacgtatgccagtagtgtctttaggcagggaaattctgggggctggaagaaatcttcagggtagtggtccagccaggtgcccaggatggaggagatgaccctggggacagacaggtgggcagaggagtcagaggacagggcacctcccacgcggatgccccagggagcccctgtcggaacctgggcccctgggtccccggctcctggctgtcagagcccattcctactccatgtccacctgtgatgtggcagagctgcctgaggcaggcctggtcactgaggaggggctggcccaaagcctctgtgagtgggagtccttgacccctggtgtgaccatttctgtcctccaagcggaagctggacaccctgctcagtctccctgcccacttgccgcgtgacttgcactgcatgtgggcagggaggggtggcgtgtctggcgtggtcattgctgtgactatccaatcaaggagggaactaagggactctgtcccatccctggccttcccaggaccctcccgatacctcccacttcccctcccgtgcctacgtgctgcctcgttcagtaggtgccaggagagggtgtccttgcgtggacactaatctcccactggctgggggacgtccagtccccgagccctccctgggtctcctgagtacctgctgagcacccagtgtcgacgttccaccagatgtgtggaagccacgccctttgttctgggtcccaggattagggtagagacagggctgagaggcggcggggatggggaatgactctgttaggggctgaggctgccctccagcccgctctgctctcccacagtgcccacaccccacccagggctctccaggccccctttcctcttctgcagaagcagccctcagacctggaccctctcacaggaatggcagatgtgtgggatgagggtccagcagcccccagatcacagtcccctcgctgccctctcgaagaaggaagggccctgtgcattagccaaagctcactcacgtgccccgctgctcctggtctccgccgatctcgtcccaggaagagaggacgcatccgtagctagaggaggccggaggggtggtggggggatcgcatgaaatgccctgtgaaccctccctctcatcatatctagtgtccctgtctgactgccgactagaatggagccctggggtgctcccgggtgctgtctgctgtgtgcgtgggatcacagtcagcgcccagggaagcgtctgcaggtctgcacctagaagggcatccatcctttatgctcgatgaatgaaagggcccccaccagccccatcccagagagctgagtgggcctggggccccctgctcatgcccgggcatgcctgctctggtctcacccaggacacagacccccagatggagtgtcagatgtccttttccaaggggaaaagagcccagctcaagaccgtggtgacggtgagggctgaggcagaggcttcttcatggggagcgggacgatgatccacgagcacgaccacagcccccgtagcggacctttccacagggccaggcgcccaggtgtccttaccctccaggaccccactgagtccctgtaataactctgccccagtccgaggagcccactgaggctccgcgaagttgggtggcattccccagactcccaggcaggaggtgggcaaatcccactgggctgtggaggggcagggtgctcaccttgtcaccagctggtccagcacctcctgggtggtagcgtaagctctgtatgtggccaggaacatggagacgtagctgaggtctccgtctaggaaggcgggcagcaggtgttctactcgcttcttcagcagctctgcccgttggggccgcaccacgcaggtcccattgctcttcacggttgaggcctttctagcctgaggtgggacaggggagacatgcggtcttcactgcggtcaccaggagggttggggtttggagcccagagcaaacccccaggctctcggtgacgtaggcaaagaggtgggacaggagggcccacagtagacaaaaggagcaaggtgcctggctggttccgtgggttcagggtccgcctcttggtttcggctgagctcctgatgcgcgcgtcctgagatcgagtccgtcgtcaggcttcgcacttagggcagggtctgcttgaggatcctgtctctccctctgtgtctccaacccccgtctctgtctctgtctctgtctctgtctgtctgtctctcaaacacataactcgtgcaatctctttagggaaaaaggagaatggcaacaatacggggatgtgaggtggggggtgtgtgaatggacgtcggtatctcaggtcagatcgttagctgagtattgacagccgctccctgcactaacggcatcgtccctgtgatttctgacgatgtatgtgaGGCTTGAGaccacagagactgtttcatgggtgggggtgctcgggattttagggcacgtaggatgttccgtgcagcgctgtgagttggcaacagaagggaatcacatgaacgtcctgcctctgtgaagggctcagtggctgcggtaactgatgggccttctggaatgttgtgcagcacaaggaggcgcctgctccggaccctggaggggccccagggatgggttccttcacaaccaaagggcagagcaataggcatagtaccatgagccccaggccccgttggggaaaagtctcccagctcagcaggatctcgagcaagggatgagaggtggtttaaggtcgcttttctgatattcgtacagatatgtggatagggactgtgcatggggccaaggccgttggcagggccctgagggcaggtttggggaggagatggggatccaggttcacatgggagcaggagtccaggagggagccccgaggagcccagaggctggtttctgggatctgggtccctttgtgccgcatcggtgccctgggtgctgggtccctccggcacctccactcaccctgagccagcgctggactttgttggcagtaggggactccttcctgtccttttgggaggtggggcaggggatcccatcgttcagctcctgccctgtctcctgtgtggagctctgtaaagacagtgcccggcagccaggcgggaggcctcggaggtctgtctggctgcctttgctggtcctcagacccaggggactcccttgcagacccaccacaccccaggatgcacgcagctccaccatggagagaaaagtgacacagctcgagggccttggattcactctggccctggtgagaggcacctcaggaatcctctttccaccctgcccaccgtggcatcggtgtgaccatgaaggcatccccagggtatccactgccctgcaacctcctccagcccagggcgggacctcccccacatacccctctttccctgaaactggggggatggggctgcccagggatggctcggagaggtggcctggcctggcctggcctggcctggcctaggccgctcggtattaccttccggcacctcctggcaaaggccctgcggcgtcgggggcgcgggttgagccagtgtctgcagcaggtgaaaagtccctcagcccggggtttctggaagccagagccccggaaaatgggcacgcagcaagagaacatctttcgctatcgaatgtctccggccaagtgagcctgatacgggaccgcactagaatgtgggtgcctggtgaccggggttccaagttctgtgggggtcggttatcagggaagtgacttcacttcctgggatcccctccccgagtgcacacctggactagcacctacacaaacagtgctctgggctgccgactgctcatcccctttctgcgtgccatgccacatgcgtacccagtgacaccaacacaaccctctccacaggccctagggaaggtctgggtgcagccagggccccagcttagaaacaccccgggctctgacgcaagtctccatcttccctgttggggaccccggagaagccgttgtgcccgtcagggatggtctgtgtcttgcctgtgcgatagggatttttccagcggacttcttgcggaagtccacaggcacaggtgggataccatctaagaaattgggggagtgg contains:
- the LOC130542565 gene encoding ral guanine nucleotide dissociation stimulator-like; the protein is MFLATYRAYATTQEVLDQLVTSYGCVLSSWDEIGGDQEQRGTVISSILGTWLDHYPEDFFQPPEFPCLKTLLAYVGLLVPGSDLEQRAWLLLSRLRHLEPAEPEAGGEEDWG